Proteins from a genomic interval of Quercus robur chromosome 9, dhQueRobu3.1, whole genome shotgun sequence:
- the LOC126699757 gene encoding disease resistance protein Roq1-like, producing the protein MRHEENVDGSLCPTMVVLVRQLAKEEDDGGGGVALKDCFAKDLSFVIVLLDIFIFRDEEELEKGKSISELFKTIEESQFVIIILSKNYASSTWCLDELAKIVKCREEMGLIVLPIFYDVDPTDVRKQTGSFKQAFTDHQKRFKDNIEKVETWRATLREVVDISGWHLQNR; encoded by the exons ATGCGGCATGAAGAAAATGTTGATGGTAGTCTTTGTCCGACGATGGTGGTACTAGTACGGCAACTGgccaaagaagaagatgatggtggtggtggtgttgcaCTAAAGGATTGTTTTGCTAAGGATTTGTCATTTGTAATTGtccttttg gacatttttatatttagggATGAAGAAGAActtgaaaaaggaaaatctaTTTCTGAGCTCTTCAAAACAATAGAAGAATCACAGTTTGTTATAAtcattctctcaaaaaattatGCATCTTCTACATGGTGCTTGGATGAGCTTGCCAAGATTGTCAAATGCAGGGAAGAAATGGGACTGATAGTTTTGCCAATTTTTTATGATGTTGACCCGACTGATGTACGGAAACAAACAGGATCTTTTAAACAAGCCTTTACTGATCACCAGAAACGCTTTAAAGATAACATAGAGAAGGTGGAAACATGGAGAGCTACTTTAAGAGAAGTGGTTGATATCTCTGGTTGGCATCTACAAAATAGGTAA
- the LOC126699758 gene encoding uncharacterized protein LOC126699758, which produces MFTCDQWVESRHARDVIRKEVAAIVLEDKEFWLQCQQIVKISEPLVRVLRLVDGDEKPSMGYLYEAMDKAKENIKARLKNKISVYIPFTSVIDARWDKQLHSPLHAAGCYLNPGIFFRPSFKKQKDVTKGLLSTITRLVSDLDEQDILSSQIESYKKSLGDFGMAMAIRQREKLSPVAWWEQFGNDTPELQKFAIRVLSQCCSAIGCERAWSTFEFVHSKRRNRIEHKRLNDLVYVRYNLLLRERNIRRTKDYLDPISLDNIDLMEDWIAEESEFLLLTEEDVNWDSIEEPLATMTLEDDNDDDVVVLDEEDGENDVVLIDANTHVYYGPDVNPFEGWE; this is translated from the exons ATGTTTACTTGTGATCAATGGGTCGAATCTCGACATGCTAGAGATGTCATACGAAAGGAGGTGGCTGCAATTGTTTTGGAAGATAAAGAGTTTTGGTTACAATGTCAACAAATAGTGAAGATTAGTGAGCCTTTGGTTAGAGTACTACGTCTTGTAGATGGGGATGAAAAACCATCAATGGGATACTTGTATGAGGCAATGGATAAAGCAAAGGAGAATATAAAAGCGAGGTTGAAGAATAAAATTTCTGTATATATACCATTTACTAGTGTCATTGATGCTAGATGGGATAAACAACTCCATAGTCCATTGCATGCAGCAGGTTGTTATCTCAACCCTGGAATATTCTTTAGGCCTTCATTTAAGAAGCAAAAAGATGTTACAAAAGGCCTACTTAGTACCATTACAAGGCTGGTTTCTGATCTTGATGAGCAAGACATTCTTAGTTCTCAAATTGAATCATACAAAAAGTCTTTAGGTGACTTTGGAATGGCTATGGCAATCCGCCAACGTGAAAAACTAAGTCCAG ttgCTTGGTGGGAGCAATTTGGAAATGACACTCCAGAATTACAAAAGTTTGCAATTCGAGTGCTAAGTCAGTGTTGTAGTGCAATTGGTTGTGAAAGAGCTTGGAGCACATTTGAGTTTGTCCATTCCAAGAGGAGAAATAGGATTGAGCATAAACGTTTGAATGACTTGGTATATGTTCGGTATAATCTATTGTTACGAGAAAG GAACATTAGAAGGACAAAGGATTACTTGGATCCTATAAGCCTTGATAATATTGATTTAATGGAGGATTGGATAGCTGAGGAATCTGAATTTCTGTTACTAACTGAGGAAGATGTGAATTGGGATAGCATTGAAGAACCATTAGCAACAATGACTTTGgaagatgataatgatgatgatgttgttgttCTTGATGAGGAAGATGGTGAAAATGATGTTGTGTTGATAGATGCTAATACTCATGTATATTATGGTCCTGATGTAAATCCTTTTGAAGGATGGGAGTAG
- the LOC126699759 gene encoding uncharacterized protein LOC126699759, protein MVEKARMNFARWWYHANIPFHAAHSVYYQEALDSVAAIGPSFKGPSYHDLRGPLLQKHVGEMNDYLLDVKNDWKVYGCSIMSDGWTNQKRAPIINFLVYCPRGTMFLKSLDVSGLTKDADTLFKLFDKVVQEVGPEHVVQFITDNDSSYKSAGKKLMQKYGTFYWSPCAAHCIDLMLENFSDKRYFPIIDETIQKAKKITKFIYNHGKILFLMRSDFTNGRDLIHPVITRFATEFLSL, encoded by the coding sequence ATGGTTGAGAAGGCAAGAATGAATTTTGCAAGATGGTGGTACCATGCTAATATACCTTTCCATGCCGCTCACTCTGTGTATTATCAAGAAGCTTTAGATAGTGTAGCAGCTATTGGGCCTAGTTTTAAGGGACCTTCTTATCATGACTTGAGGGGGCCTTTATTACAAAAACATGTGGGTGAAATGAATGATTATCTCTTAGACGTGAAAAATGATTGGAAAGTTTATGGGTGTTCAATAATGTCAGATGGGTGGACAAATCAAAAGAGAGCTccaatcattaattttttagtgTATTGTCCTAGAGGTACCATGTTTCTTAAATCCCTTGATGTGTCAGGCCTAACAAAGGATGCAGATACATTGTTTAAGTTGTTTGATAAAGTTGTTCAAGAAGTTGGGCCTGAGCACGTTGTGCAGTTCATTACAGATAATGATTCTTCTTACAAGTCTGCAGGAAAGAAGCTAATGCAGAAATATGGGACATTCTATTGGTCTCCTTGTGCAGCCCATTGCATTGATTTAATGTTGGAAAATTTTTCTGATAAAAGATATTTTCCTATCATTGATGAAACCATTCAAAAGGCTAAAAAGATTACCAAATTCATATACAACCATggcaagattttatttttgatgagaAGCGACTTCACTAATGGTAGGGATTTGATTCATCCAGTCATCACAAGGTTTGCAACTGAGTTTTTAAGTCTTTAA